One window from the genome of Bacillus weihaiensis encodes:
- a CDS encoding YqxA family protein codes for MVKFMLKCFLLCSVLLFGVLLGMQQANQGMINMKGYQDPDFQGAFQVESKQTGEFDASILGNEVTSQDLQKKQEQLEQMEAFNFFSQMGIQLSNIVSHAVNSLVEWMAQSIGHLIGEK; via the coding sequence ATGGTTAAATTTATGCTCAAATGCTTTCTCCTATGTTCCGTGCTGTTGTTTGGTGTTCTGCTAGGAATGCAGCAGGCAAACCAAGGAATGATTAATATGAAAGGCTACCAAGATCCAGATTTTCAAGGAGCCTTTCAGGTAGAGAGCAAACAAACGGGGGAATTCGATGCATCGATTCTTGGAAATGAAGTGACAAGTCAAGATCTTCAAAAAAAACAAGAGCAGCTTGAGCAAATGGAGGCCTTTAACTTCTTCTCTCAAATGGGAATCCAGCTATCAAACATTGTAAGCCATGCAGTGAATTCACTTGTTGAATGGATGGCTCAATCTATTGGTCATCTAATAGGTGAGAAATGA
- the lepA gene encoding translation elongation factor 4: MNREEKLQRQSKIRNFSIIAHIDHGKSTLADRILEKTSALTQREMKNQLLDSMDLERERGITIKLNAVQLKYKAKDGEEYTFHLIDTPGHVDFTYEVSRSLAACEGAILVVDAAQGIEAQTLANVYLALDNDLEILPVINKIDLPSAEPERVRNEVEDVIGLDASEAVLASAKAGIGIEEILEQVVEKVPAPVGDPEGPLKALIFDSLYDAYRGVVAYIRVVEGSVKVGQKIKMMATGKEFEVTEVGVFNPKPLQLKELNVGDVGFLTAAIKNVGDTRVGDTITNAKNGATEPLPGYRKLNPMVFCGLYPIDTSKYNDLREALEKLELNDSSLQFEPETSQALGFGFRCGFLGLLHMEIIQERIEREFKIDLITTAPSVIYTVHLTDGEILNIDNPSNMPDPQKIDHIEEPYVKASIMVPNDYVGAVMELCQKKRGNFIDMQYLDENRVNINYEIPLSEIVYDFFDQLKSNTKGYASFDYELIGYKTSSLVKMDILLNAEKIDALSFIVHRDSAYDRGKAIVEKLKELIPRQQFEVPIQAAIGQKIVARSTIKAMRKNVLAKCYGGDISRKRKLLEKQKEGKKRMKMVGSVEVPQEAFMAVLRMDED, from the coding sequence ATGAATAGAGAAGAAAAATTACAAAGGCAGTCGAAAATCCGGAATTTTTCGATTATCGCCCATATTGACCATGGAAAATCAACACTTGCAGATCGGATCTTAGAAAAGACATCGGCTTTAACGCAACGTGAAATGAAAAACCAATTATTAGATTCTATGGATTTAGAAAGAGAACGTGGAATTACCATTAAATTGAATGCTGTTCAATTAAAATATAAAGCAAAAGATGGGGAAGAGTATACATTCCATCTGATTGACACCCCTGGACATGTTGATTTTACGTATGAAGTATCTCGTAGCTTAGCTGCCTGTGAAGGAGCTATTTTAGTTGTAGATGCTGCACAAGGGATTGAAGCACAAACATTAGCTAATGTTTATTTAGCACTTGATAACGATTTAGAGATTTTACCGGTAATCAACAAGATTGACTTGCCAAGCGCAGAGCCTGAACGAGTACGTAACGAGGTTGAGGATGTAATCGGTTTAGATGCATCTGAAGCCGTATTAGCATCTGCAAAAGCTGGAATTGGGATTGAAGAGATACTTGAACAAGTAGTTGAAAAAGTGCCAGCGCCAGTAGGCGATCCTGAAGGTCCGTTAAAAGCATTAATCTTCGACTCTCTATATGATGCTTATCGTGGAGTTGTTGCTTACATTCGAGTTGTTGAAGGTTCAGTTAAAGTTGGCCAAAAAATTAAGATGATGGCAACAGGTAAAGAATTTGAAGTAACAGAAGTTGGGGTATTTAATCCTAAGCCTTTACAGTTGAAAGAATTAAATGTAGGTGACGTAGGATTCTTAACTGCAGCGATTAAGAACGTAGGAGACACTCGTGTTGGTGATACAATAACAAATGCAAAAAATGGCGCTACTGAACCACTTCCAGGTTACCGTAAATTAAACCCAATGGTGTTCTGTGGTCTATATCCTATTGATACATCAAAGTATAACGATTTGCGTGAAGCATTAGAAAAATTAGAGCTGAATGATTCCTCGTTACAGTTTGAGCCTGAAACTTCACAAGCTTTAGGATTTGGATTCCGTTGTGGATTCTTAGGATTACTACACATGGAAATTATCCAAGAACGAATTGAGCGTGAGTTTAAGATTGATCTTATTACAACAGCTCCAAGTGTTATTTACACGGTGCATTTAACAGATGGTGAAATATTAAATATTGATAACCCATCGAACATGCCGGATCCACAAAAAATTGATCATATTGAAGAGCCATATGTGAAGGCTTCTATCATGGTTCCAAATGATTATGTTGGGGCAGTTATGGAATTATGTCAGAAGAAACGTGGAAACTTTATTGATATGCAATACTTGGATGAAAATCGCGTGAATATTAATTATGAAATTCCGTTATCAGAGATTGTTTATGATTTCTTTGATCAATTGAAATCTAATACAAAAGGCTATGCCTCATTTGATTACGAATTAATTGGATATAAAACATCAAGTCTTGTGAAAATGGATATTCTATTAAATGCAGAAAAGATTGATGCACTATCCTTTATTGTTCATAGAGATTCAGCATATGACAGAGGTAAAGCTATCGTTGAAAAGTTAAAAGAGCTAATTCCAAGACAACAGTTTGAAGTGCCGATTCAAGCTGCAATCGGTCAAAAAATCGTCGCTCGTTCAACGATTAAAGCGATGCGTAAAAACGTATTGGCAAAATGTTATGGTGGAGATATTTCACGTAAACGTAAACTTTTAGAGAAGCAAAAAGAAGGTAAAAAGCGAATGAAAATGGTTGGGTCTGTTGAAGTACCTCAGGAAGCGTTCATGGCTGTACTTCGAATGGACGAGGACTAA
- the hemW gene encoding radical SAM family heme chaperone HemW: MVQSAYIHIPFCHHICHYCDFNKVFFKQQPVDEYIEMVIQEMKYATGKQPDDPMKTIFIGGGTPTALTPQQLERLLEGITSELNLTSELIEFAVEANPGELTEDKLIVLKNAGVNRLSIGVQSFNDELLKKIGRVHTKKDVFRTIEQAEKIGFDNLSLDLIYALPGQTVEDFQDTLTTSLSLDVKHYSAYSLIIEPKTVFYNLMKKGKLSLPPQELEAEMYELAMEEMEKHGFIQYEISNYAKPGYESQHNLTYWNNEDYYGFGAGAHGYVNGVRTSNIGPVKKFIDSVKEKNEAFQDLHHVTLSEKMEEEMFLGLRRTKGVSHSLFKQKYGVSIEDKFPETVKKLVHQGLLQNEGDFISLTRKGKLLGNEVFQEFLLS, from the coding sequence ATGGTTCAGTCAGCTTATATTCATATCCCATTTTGTCATCATATATGTCATTATTGTGATTTTAATAAAGTATTCTTTAAGCAGCAGCCTGTTGATGAGTATATTGAAATGGTTATCCAAGAAATGAAGTATGCAACAGGAAAACAGCCGGATGATCCGATGAAAACAATTTTTATCGGAGGTGGAACCCCGACTGCGTTAACTCCTCAACAGTTAGAACGATTGCTAGAAGGTATTACATCAGAACTAAATTTAACGAGTGAACTAATTGAATTTGCAGTAGAAGCAAATCCTGGAGAATTAACTGAAGATAAGTTAATCGTTTTAAAAAATGCGGGTGTTAATCGGTTAAGTATTGGAGTGCAAAGCTTTAACGATGAGCTTCTAAAAAAAATTGGACGGGTTCACACGAAAAAAGATGTCTTCCGTACAATTGAGCAAGCTGAAAAAATAGGATTTGATAATTTAAGTCTAGATCTCATCTACGCGTTACCAGGACAAACGGTTGAGGATTTTCAAGACACCTTAACAACTTCATTGAGCTTAGACGTAAAACATTATTCTGCCTATTCCTTAATTATTGAACCGAAAACGGTTTTTTATAATTTAATGAAAAAAGGAAAACTATCCTTGCCTCCACAAGAACTAGAAGCAGAAATGTATGAACTTGCAATGGAGGAAATGGAAAAACACGGCTTCATACAGTACGAAATAAGTAATTATGCAAAACCAGGTTACGAAAGTCAACATAATCTAACCTACTGGAATAATGAGGACTACTACGGCTTTGGTGCTGGTGCACATGGGTATGTAAATGGGGTAAGAACGTCTAATATTGGACCAGTGAAAAAATTCATTGATTCGGTTAAAGAGAAGAATGAAGCCTTCCAAGACCTTCATCACGTTACATTAAGTGAAAAAATGGAAGAAGAAATGTTCTTGGGGCTTCGAAGAACAAAGGGCGTAAGCCACTCTCTTTTCAAGCAAAAATATGGTGTATCAATAGAAGATAAGTTCCCTGAAACAGTTAAGAAGCTTGTTCACCAAGGGCTGTTACAGAATGAGGGTGATTTCATTTCCTTAACACGTAAAGGAAAGCTACTAGGAAATGAGGTCTTCCAAGAATTTTTATTATCATAA
- the hrcA gene encoding heat-inducible transcriptional repressor HrcA, translated as MLTDRQLLILQVIIDDFIHSAQPVGSRTLAKKDEITFSSATIRNDMADLEDLGFIEKTHSSSGRVPSEKGYRYYVDHMLSPQRLTKMEVSQIKSIYAEKIFELEKVVQKSAQILSDLTNYTSIVLGPKVNDNRLKRIQIVPINPETAVAIIVTNTGHVENRTITFPDSINPSDIEKMVNILNERLSGVPLIELQDKIFKEVVTVLKNHLDHYDTFLKVMAGSLTMDSSEKIYFGGKTNMLSQPEFTDIGRIRSLLTMIEQEKELYGLLKTNSAGISIKIGKENDNSAMENCSLITATYSLGNQQLGTIAVLGPTRMEYSRVISLLTRMTKDLSKTLTSLYHQ; from the coding sequence ATGTTAACAGATCGCCAATTATTAATTTTACAAGTAATTATTGATGATTTTATTCATTCAGCTCAGCCTGTAGGTTCTCGAACATTAGCAAAAAAAGACGAAATTACGTTTAGTTCTGCTACAATAAGGAATGATATGGCTGATTTAGAGGATTTGGGTTTTATTGAAAAAACTCATAGTTCTTCAGGTCGTGTACCTTCTGAGAAAGGTTATCGTTATTATGTGGATCATATGCTTTCGCCACAGCGTTTAACCAAGATGGAGGTTTCACAAATAAAGTCAATATATGCAGAGAAAATCTTTGAATTAGAAAAAGTGGTTCAAAAATCTGCACAAATCTTGTCAGACTTAACAAATTATACATCGATCGTTTTAGGGCCAAAGGTCAATGATAATCGGTTAAAACGAATTCAAATTGTTCCGATTAATCCTGAAACAGCGGTCGCAATTATTGTAACGAATACTGGCCACGTGGAAAATCGGACCATTACCTTTCCAGATTCAATTAATCCGAGTGATATTGAAAAAATGGTGAATATCTTAAATGAACGATTGTCAGGTGTACCTTTAATTGAGTTGCAAGATAAAATTTTTAAAGAAGTTGTAACAGTCCTTAAGAACCATCTGGATCATTATGATACATTCCTTAAGGTAATGGCGGGTTCCCTAACTATGGACTCTAGTGAGAAGATTTACTTTGGTGGCAAAACGAATATGTTAAGCCAGCCTGAGTTTACTGACATTGGTAGGATTCGTTCGTTACTTACGATGATTGAGCAGGAGAAAGAGCTTTATGGATTATTAAAGACAAATTCTGCAGGGATCTCTATAAAGATAGGAAAAGAAAATGATAATTCTGCGATGGAAAATTGTAGCCTTATAACGGCGACCTATTCTTTGGGAAATCAACAACTTGGTACTATTGCGGTATTAGGACCAACTAGAATGGAATATTCTAGAGTTATTAGTTTACTAACCAGAATGACAAAAGACTTGTCAAAAACATTAACCAGTTTGTATCACCAATGA
- the grpE gene encoding nucleotide exchange factor GrpE — protein MANEKNVADQEEVIEEVITDADVEVVDGAEATEEGETESVDESVQQIAELQAKLDETENKMLRAQADFDNFRRRSRLDQEAAQKYRAQSLATEILPALDNFERALQIEADNEQTKSLLQGMNMVYNQLVQALQNEGVEAIKTVGEQFDPHLHQAVMQVEDGNYESNTVVDELQKGYKLKDRVIRPAMVKVNQ, from the coding sequence ATGGCAAATGAAAAAAACGTTGCAGATCAAGAAGAAGTAATCGAGGAAGTTATAACAGATGCGGATGTAGAGGTTGTTGATGGAGCTGAAGCAACTGAAGAAGGAGAAACTGAATCAGTTGATGAATCTGTCCAGCAAATTGCCGAACTTCAAGCAAAACTAGATGAAACTGAGAACAAAATGCTACGTGCACAAGCAGACTTCGATAACTTTCGAAGACGTAGTCGCTTAGATCAAGAGGCTGCTCAGAAATATCGTGCACAAAGCTTGGCTACTGAAATCTTACCTGCTCTTGATAATTTTGAAAGAGCGTTACAAATAGAAGCTGACAATGAGCAAACAAAGTCATTGTTGCAAGGTATGAACATGGTATATAACCAACTTGTTCAAGCTCTTCAAAATGAGGGCGTAGAAGCGATCAAGACTGTTGGGGAACAATTCGATCCACATCTTCACCAAGCAGTAATGCAGGTTGAGGATGGAAACTATGAATCCAACACAGTAGTAGATGAGCTTCAAAAGGGATACAAATTAAAGGATCGAGTGATTCGTCCTGCAATGGTAAAAGTTAACCAATAA
- the dnaK gene encoding molecular chaperone DnaK, with protein sequence MSKIIGIDLGTTNSCVAVLEGGEPKVIPNPEGNRTTPSVVAFKNGERQVGEVAKRQSITNPNTIMSVKRHMGTDYKVEVEGKNFTPQEISAIILQHLKAYAEEYLGEPVTKAVITVPAYFNDAERQATKDAGKIAGLEVERIINEPTAAALAYGLDKTDEDQTILVYDLGGGTFDVSVLELGDGVFEVRSTAGDNRLGGDDFDQVIIDYLVAEFKKENGIDLSKDKMALQRLKDAAEKAKKDLSGVTSTQISLPFITAGEAGPLHLEVSLSRAKFDELSSDLVERTMGPVRQALSDADLSANEIDKVILVGGSTRIPAVQEAIKKALGKEPHKGVNPDEVVALGASIQGGVITGDVKDVVLLDVTPLSLGIETMGGVFTKLIERNTTIPTSKSQVFSTAADNQTAVDIHVLQGERPMSADNKTLGRFQLTDIPPAPRGVPQIEVSFDIDKNGIVNVRAKDLGTNKEQAITIKSNTGLSDDEIERMVKEAEDNADADKQRKEEVELRNEADQLVFQTEKTLKDLEGKVDEAEVTKANEAKDALKAAIEKNELEEIKAKKEELQTIVQELSMKLYEQAAQQAEGQQGAEAGKNGDDDVVDAEFEEVKDEDKK encoded by the coding sequence ATGAGTAAAATTATCGGTATCGACTTAGGTACAACAAACTCATGTGTCGCAGTTTTAGAAGGCGGAGAACCAAAGGTTATTCCAAATCCAGAAGGAAACCGTACAACTCCTTCTGTAGTAGCTTTCAAAAACGGTGAACGTCAAGTTGGTGAGGTAGCAAAACGCCAATCAATTACTAACCCAAATACAATTATGTCAGTTAAACGCCATATGGGTACTGACTACAAAGTTGAAGTAGAGGGTAAAAACTTTACTCCTCAAGAAATCTCAGCAATCATTCTCCAACATTTAAAAGCTTATGCAGAAGAATATCTTGGAGAGCCTGTTACAAAAGCAGTAATCACTGTACCAGCATATTTCAACGATGCTGAGCGTCAAGCTACAAAAGACGCTGGTAAAATTGCTGGATTAGAAGTTGAGCGTATTATCAATGAGCCAACTGCAGCTGCTTTAGCATACGGTTTAGATAAAACAGACGAGGATCAAACAATCCTTGTATACGACTTAGGTGGCGGTACGTTTGACGTATCTGTACTTGAGCTTGGTGATGGTGTGTTTGAAGTGCGTTCTACTGCCGGTGACAACCGTCTTGGTGGAGATGACTTTGACCAAGTGATTATCGATTACTTAGTAGCTGAGTTCAAAAAAGAAAACGGCATTGATCTTTCTAAAGATAAAATGGCCCTTCAACGTTTGAAAGATGCTGCTGAAAAAGCGAAGAAAGACCTTTCAGGTGTAACATCAACTCAAATTTCATTACCGTTCATCACGGCTGGAGAAGCTGGCCCACTTCACTTAGAAGTTAGCTTATCTCGTGCTAAATTTGATGAATTATCTTCTGATTTAGTAGAAAGAACAATGGGACCTGTTCGCCAGGCATTAAGTGATGCTGATCTTTCAGCTAACGAAATTGATAAAGTAATCCTTGTTGGTGGATCTACTCGTATTCCTGCTGTACAAGAAGCAATTAAAAAAGCGTTAGGAAAAGAACCTCATAAAGGTGTGAATCCTGATGAAGTTGTTGCTCTTGGTGCATCTATCCAAGGTGGAGTTATCACAGGTGATGTAAAAGATGTTGTACTACTTGATGTGACACCACTTTCACTTGGTATTGAAACAATGGGTGGAGTATTTACAAAGCTTATTGAACGTAATACGACAATCCCAACAAGTAAGTCACAAGTGTTCTCAACTGCAGCAGATAATCAAACAGCAGTAGACATTCACGTCTTACAAGGTGAGCGTCCAATGTCAGCTGACAACAAAACATTAGGTCGTTTCCAATTAACAGATATTCCACCAGCTCCACGTGGAGTACCTCAAATTGAAGTATCATTCGATATTGATAAGAATGGTATCGTAAACGTACGTGCAAAAGATTTAGGTACCAACAAAGAACAAGCTATTACAATTAAATCAAACACTGGCTTATCTGATGATGAAATCGAACGTATGGTGAAAGAAGCAGAAGATAATGCTGATGCAGATAAACAACGTAAAGAAGAAGTTGAACTTCGTAACGAAGCAGATCAATTAGTGTTCCAAACTGAAAAAACACTAAAAGATTTAGAAGGAAAAGTAGACGAAGCTGAAGTTACGAAAGCGAATGAAGCAAAAGACGCTTTAAAAGCTGCGATTGAAAAGAACGAGCTTGAAGAAATTAAAGCGAAAAAAGAAGAGCTTCAAACAATCGTACAAGAGCTTTCAATGAAACTTTACGAACAAGCAGCGCAACAAGCAGAAGGACAACAAGGTGCAGAAGCTGGTAAGAATGGCGACGATGATGTTGTAGATGCAGAATTCGAAGAAGTAAAAGATGAAGATAAAAAATAA
- the dnaJ gene encoding molecular chaperone DnaJ, with the protein MSKRDYYEVLGVSNNASKDEIKKAYRKLSKKYHPDINKEADADTKFKEITEAYEVLSDDQKKAQYDQFGHTDPNQGFGGAGFGGDGFGFEDIFSSIFGGGTRRRDPNAPRQGADLQYTMTLNFEEAVFGKETTIEIPREETCETCDGSGAQKGTSPETCTHCGGSGQQSVEQNTPFGRIVNRRVCHHCEGTGKMIKHKCGTCRGTGKVKKRKKISVKIPAGVDDGQQLRVSAQGEPGVKGGPPGDLYVVFQVREHEFFERDGDDIYCEMPLTFAQAALGDEIEVPTLHGKVKLKVPAGTQTGKKFRLTGKGVPNVRGYGQGDQYVILRVLTPTNLSEKQKELLREFAEINGTKPDEHEESFFDKVKRAFKGE; encoded by the coding sequence ATGAGCAAGCGTGATTACTATGAAGTCCTTGGGGTAAGTAATAACGCAAGTAAAGATGAGATAAAAAAAGCTTACAGGAAGCTTTCAAAGAAATATCATCCGGATATTAATAAAGAAGCCGATGCAGATACGAAATTTAAAGAAATTACAGAGGCTTATGAAGTATTAAGCGATGACCAAAAGAAAGCGCAATATGACCAATTTGGCCATACGGATCCAAATCAAGGATTTGGCGGTGCTGGTTTTGGTGGAGATGGCTTTGGATTCGAAGATATTTTCAGCTCAATCTTTGGCGGTGGAACAAGAAGACGTGATCCAAATGCACCACGTCAAGGTGCAGATCTCCAATATACAATGACATTGAACTTTGAGGAAGCAGTTTTTGGAAAAGAAACAACAATTGAAATTCCTCGTGAAGAAACGTGTGAGACATGTGACGGATCAGGCGCTCAAAAAGGAACATCACCTGAAACATGTACACATTGTGGTGGTTCTGGGCAACAGAGTGTTGAACAAAATACGCCATTTGGAAGAATTGTAAATAGACGAGTATGTCATCATTGTGAAGGTACCGGAAAAATGATTAAGCATAAATGTGGTACTTGTCGTGGGACTGGAAAAGTGAAAAAACGTAAGAAGATTTCAGTTAAAATTCCAGCAGGTGTTGATGATGGTCAACAATTACGTGTCTCTGCACAAGGTGAACCGGGAGTAAAAGGTGGACCTCCAGGAGATTTATATGTTGTCTTCCAAGTGAGAGAACATGAATTCTTTGAGCGAGATGGAGATGACATCTACTGCGAAATGCCTTTAACATTTGCCCAAGCTGCACTTGGAGATGAAATTGAAGTGCCGACGCTACACGGGAAAGTAAAACTTAAAGTACCAGCAGGAACTCAAACAGGGAAAAAATTCCGTTTGACAGGAAAAGGTGTTCCTAACGTACGAGGATATGGTCAAGGAGATCAATACGTTATTTTACGAGTGTTAACTCCTACGAATTTATCCGAAAAACAAAAAGAGCTATTACGTGAATTCGCTGAAATAAATGGAACAAAGCCAGATGAACACGAAGAAAGTTTCTTCGATAAGGTGAAGCGTGCATTTAAAGGTGAATAA
- the prmA gene encoding 50S ribosomal protein L11 methyltransferase encodes MKWSELSIHTTQEAVEPISNILHEAGASGVVIEDLADLMKERSTALGEIYQLDPTDYPEEGVLVKAYLPVNSFLGETVDGIKASINNLLLFDIDLGKNHITISEVNEEEWATAWKKYYHPVKISEKFTIVPTWEIYEPVSSDELIIELDPGMAFGTGTHPTTVLCIQALERTVKKDDTVIDVGTGSGVLSIAAAQLGAKQIDAYDLDQVAVDSAKLNCKINKVQEVVHVSQNNLLDGVEGPVDLIVSNILAEIIVRFIDQAYEVLKDNGTFITSGIIQNKKQEVKDALLAAGFKIEETMVMEDWVAFIAKKNAG; translated from the coding sequence ATGAAGTGGTCAGAATTAAGCATTCATACGACACAAGAAGCAGTTGAACCCATTTCGAATATTTTACATGAGGCAGGAGCAAGCGGGGTAGTCATTGAGGATTTAGCAGACCTTATGAAAGAAAGAAGTACAGCCTTAGGTGAAATCTACCAACTAGATCCAACAGACTATCCTGAAGAAGGTGTGCTAGTTAAAGCATACTTACCAGTAAATAGCTTTCTAGGTGAGACAGTTGATGGGATAAAAGCCTCTATAAACAACTTACTACTCTTTGACATTGACTTGGGAAAAAATCATATTACAATAAGTGAAGTGAATGAAGAAGAATGGGCGACAGCATGGAAGAAATATTACCACCCTGTCAAAATTTCTGAAAAATTCACAATTGTTCCTACTTGGGAAATATATGAGCCGGTTAGTTCTGATGAATTAATTATTGAATTAGACCCAGGGATGGCTTTTGGAACAGGTACTCATCCAACAACAGTCTTATGTATCCAAGCTCTTGAACGTACTGTTAAAAAAGATGATACAGTTATAGATGTGGGAACAGGCTCAGGTGTCTTAAGTATTGCTGCAGCTCAATTGGGGGCAAAGCAAATTGACGCTTATGATTTAGATCAGGTTGCAGTTGATTCTGCAAAGCTAAATTGTAAGATAAATAAAGTTCAAGAAGTGGTGCATGTTTCACAAAATAATTTACTAGACGGTGTTGAGGGACCGGTAGATTTAATTGTTTCCAATATCCTTGCCGAGATTATTGTTCGCTTTATTGACCAAGCATATGAGGTACTAAAAGACAATGGGACGTTCATTACATCTGGAATAATTCAGAATAAGAAGCAAGAAGTAAAAGATGCATTATTAGCAGCAGGTTTTAAAATTGAGGAAACAATGGTAATGGAAGACTGGGTCGCGTTTATTGCCAAAAAGAATGCAGGTTGA
- a CDS encoding 16S rRNA (uracil(1498)-N(3))-methyltransferase — protein sequence MQRYFIKETKNEIEWTITIHGDDVHHISRVLRMQPGQHVTCCTSDGFEALCVIDEMTNDQVSCSVLEWMSVNRELPVSISIASGLPKGDKLEWIIQKGTELGASSFIPFNAARSIVKLESKKVGKKVERWNKIAKEASEQSYRNLVPEVTEPFSFQTLLKHSKEYDIKIVAFEESAKQGEKLNLVKAFEQSKENDKILAVFGPEGGLTEKEVQQLEEHNFYICSLGPRILRTETAPLYLLSAVSYYFELSR from the coding sequence GTGCAAAGGTATTTTATAAAAGAAACGAAAAATGAAATTGAATGGACAATCACCATCCATGGTGATGATGTTCACCATATATCAAGGGTACTTCGAATGCAGCCAGGTCAACATGTGACCTGTTGTACTAGTGATGGATTTGAAGCTCTTTGTGTAATTGATGAAATGACCAATGACCAAGTAAGTTGTTCCGTATTAGAATGGATGTCAGTAAATCGAGAGCTACCAGTTTCAATATCCATTGCGAGCGGGCTGCCTAAAGGGGATAAGCTTGAATGGATTATTCAAAAGGGCACCGAATTAGGTGCTTCTTCATTTATCCCTTTTAATGCTGCTCGTTCTATAGTGAAACTAGAGTCGAAAAAGGTTGGTAAAAAGGTTGAACGTTGGAATAAAATAGCAAAGGAAGCCTCGGAACAATCTTATCGTAATCTTGTTCCTGAAGTGACAGAGCCTTTTTCTTTCCAAACGCTTTTAAAGCATTCAAAGGAGTATGATATTAAGATTGTCGCTTTTGAAGAATCTGCAAAACAAGGTGAAAAGCTAAACCTTGTAAAGGCATTTGAACAATCGAAAGAGAATGACAAAATATTAGCAGTTTTTGGTCCAGAAGGCGGCTTAACAGAAAAAGAAGTTCAACAGTTAGAAGAACATAACTTTTATATATGTAGTTTGGGTCCAAGAATTTTAAGAACGGAAACAGCACCATTATATTTATTATCAGCTGTTTCTTATTATTTCGAATTATCGAGGTGA